From a region of the Nitrospira sp. genome:
- a CDS encoding glycosyltransferase, giving the protein MGDLWAGAEVQLLSLMRYLVRVPGFEWSVVLFNEGRLAEELRKLPVSLTIIPEQTFSTTGIAYRLAKTLRKFRPDVVHTHKYKDSFIGTLVAKAMGIPHVVRIVHGLPEPFKGLRNAKMAGYTAADRFITDWLVDRVVAVSSDIEKVLVGRYGSNRVQCIHNGIDLEAVRVTTSREVLRRTWQIAEDAVIIGTAGRLVPVKGHATLLEATKILRASKLNVILLLVGDGPLRSDLEANAKRLGLENAAIFTGHQDHAYDCLNLMDIFVLPSLHEGIPMVLLEALALNRPVVATNVGGIPEVIAHDLSGKLVHAGEADELARALAELIEKPDTAKLLGIQGRRHVEREFSASIMAERTAGLYRSLCQS; this is encoded by the coding sequence ATGGGAGACTTGTGGGCCGGGGCTGAGGTTCAGTTGCTCTCGCTCATGAGATATCTCGTTCGAGTGCCGGGGTTCGAATGGTCGGTGGTTTTATTCAATGAAGGACGGTTGGCCGAAGAACTTCGCAAACTGCCCGTGTCGCTGACCATTATTCCGGAGCAAACGTTTAGCACGACAGGCATTGCCTACCGCCTCGCCAAAACTCTCCGGAAGTTCCGCCCGGATGTCGTTCACACGCATAAGTATAAAGATTCGTTCATCGGAACGCTGGTGGCAAAGGCCATGGGGATACCACACGTCGTGCGGATTGTGCACGGTTTGCCGGAACCATTCAAAGGTCTCAGGAATGCGAAGATGGCAGGGTATACTGCCGCCGACCGGTTCATAACAGACTGGCTCGTGGATCGGGTGGTGGCGGTGTCTTCAGATATTGAGAAGGTTCTTGTCGGAAGGTATGGTTCGAATCGGGTGCAGTGCATTCACAATGGAATTGATCTGGAGGCTGTGCGAGTCACAACTTCAAGGGAGGTCCTTCGAAGGACCTGGCAGATCGCCGAAGATGCCGTGATCATCGGAACCGCCGGGCGACTGGTTCCAGTGAAGGGGCACGCCACATTGCTAGAAGCGACCAAGATCCTTCGGGCATCCAAGCTCAATGTGATACTTCTCCTGGTTGGAGACGGTCCTCTACGGAGCGACCTCGAAGCGAACGCAAAACGGCTGGGGCTGGAGAATGCTGCCATCTTCACAGGCCATCAAGACCATGCCTATGACTGTCTGAACCTGATGGACATCTTTGTGCTGCCCTCGCTGCATGAAGGCATTCCGATGGTTCTGCTGGAAGCCCTTGCTTTAAACCGGCCGGTAGTGGCCACGAACGTTGGCGGGATCCCTGAAGTGATTGCGCATGACCTTTCTGGAAAATTAGTGCATGCTGGTGAGGCCGATGAACTCGCCAGGGCCCTGGCAGAATTGATCGAGAAACCGGACACCGCCAAATTGCTCGGGATTCAGGGGCGAAGGCACGTCGAGCGGGAATTCAGCGCCAGTATAATGGCGGAGCGGACTGCGGGATTGTATCGATCTCTGTGTCAGAGCTAG
- a CDS encoding glycosyltransferase family 39 protein, whose product MIVSNLVVSTIFVFLIRIMLIVWGGQHEAPGGDQLAFYSGAQKLAHSWDAWVTGGGEFGYRAPLYFVYLAGVFSLVPGPTFLTGQLATALIGVLNGILTYLLVRNITGERAARVAFWLRGLLPSWVAADTFVMSEPFFATFLLSALVVISQKPYSPNRRQALLLGFLTASCLLTREVAIFYPVLFGGYLYMVSRSWRDAGRYVAWFALALVLTLTPWMWRNVVVWGQPLPLSYTSGVNLHIGNNPEATGKWVPFPAELEAAGGGFGTPQSDAWHRAEAFKHIQEHPVEMVQLGFNKMAWFLWPRFEREELTELYKLPSPQSTIISSVLGLLSGAVLIVGVAGLVFGVRDWFWWVSVTLIAYTLAVTFVVYGSPRYRDAVDCLLLVYAATVIAQWRQLWDAINTKGTLARRQLVILAPIVSYILANWIWIAYSLTRSGH is encoded by the coding sequence ATGATCGTGAGTAACCTCGTGGTAAGCACCATCTTCGTGTTCCTGATACGGATCATGTTGATCGTATGGGGTGGACAACACGAAGCGCCTGGCGGGGATCAGCTGGCCTTCTATTCTGGAGCTCAGAAACTTGCTCACTCGTGGGACGCATGGGTGACGGGGGGCGGAGAGTTTGGATATCGTGCGCCGCTGTATTTTGTATACTTAGCGGGAGTGTTTTCGCTGGTACCTGGCCCGACCTTTCTCACGGGGCAACTTGCCACAGCTCTGATTGGGGTGCTCAACGGCATCCTGACATATCTTCTGGTTCGGAACATCACCGGCGAGCGAGCAGCCAGGGTGGCATTCTGGCTGAGAGGTCTGTTGCCGTCTTGGGTCGCCGCCGACACCTTTGTGATGAGCGAACCGTTTTTCGCGACCTTTCTGCTCTCCGCCCTCGTAGTGATCTCGCAGAAGCCCTATAGTCCCAACCGCCGCCAGGCTCTCCTGTTGGGTTTCCTTACCGCATCTTGTCTCTTGACGCGAGAGGTCGCTATTTTCTACCCGGTTCTCTTCGGCGGATATTTATATATGGTTTCACGGTCGTGGAGAGACGCTGGCCGATATGTTGCATGGTTTGCCCTCGCGTTAGTGCTGACACTGACCCCGTGGATGTGGCGAAATGTGGTCGTGTGGGGACAGCCGCTTCCACTGAGCTATACATCAGGGGTGAATCTGCATATAGGGAACAATCCTGAAGCCACGGGCAAATGGGTGCCATTTCCTGCAGAATTGGAAGCTGCCGGCGGCGGGTTCGGTACTCCGCAATCCGATGCCTGGCATCGAGCCGAGGCTTTCAAGCATATCCAGGAACACCCCGTTGAGATGGTCCAGTTAGGATTCAATAAAATGGCGTGGTTTCTCTGGCCCAGATTTGAGCGAGAAGAACTCACAGAGTTGTACAAATTGCCATCGCCACAGTCCACGATCATCAGCAGCGTGCTGGGACTGTTGAGCGGGGCAGTCTTGATAGTAGGTGTTGCAGGGCTTGTTTTCGGAGTGCGCGATTGGTTCTGGTGGGTGAGTGTGACGTTGATTGCCTATACGCTTGCCGTGACCTTTGTGGTATACGGGTCTCCTCGCTACAGGGATGCCGTGGACTGTTTGCTGCTGGTATATGCTGCGACGGTCATCGCGCAATGGCGTCAGCTCTGGGACGCCATCAACACGAAAGGGACGTTGGCCAGACGACAACTCGTGATCTTGGCCCCGATCGTGTCCTATATACTTGCCAACTGGATATGGATCGCTTATAGCCTGACGCGATCCGGCCACTAG
- a CDS encoding glycosyltransferase family 4 protein, translating into MSSTPKTVLYLSTSSGPGGAERVISNLSASLNPSRYRAILCLFRPGWIQAHTESRGVRTYVIPTHGMFDWRWGLRFKKLLKDEHVDVIHAHEFDANVQGSFVSALTGIPLVATVHGKNYFWEKFRRRLAYRWVSRRATMVAVSENLKHFIVDKVGVDSRDVKVVYNGVNVLPPCSPADIEQCRKELDLPTGNQIVGVVGNLYPVKGHQYLIAAIPTILAKCPKTTFVFAGRGQLEAELKEQAHQLGIDGYVRFLGLRQDIPQILALLDVFVLPSLSEGLSMAILEAMVAGKPVIATDVGGNPELVEDGVTGYLVPSQNSQALADRVIALLTEKGHALQFGKTGQLRAQGQFSLQTMVQNYQSLYDQCMEARR; encoded by the coding sequence ATGTCCTCAACTCCTAAAACTGTATTGTACCTTTCCACCAGCAGTGGACCTGGCGGTGCTGAACGGGTCATCAGCAATTTGAGCGCTTCGCTCAATCCTTCGCGCTACCGAGCCATTCTGTGTTTGTTTCGTCCTGGCTGGATTCAGGCGCATACGGAGAGTCGGGGGGTGCGTACCTATGTGATCCCGACGCACGGCATGTTTGATTGGCGATGGGGCCTTCGATTCAAGAAACTACTAAAAGACGAGCATGTCGATGTGATTCATGCCCATGAGTTTGATGCCAATGTGCAGGGGAGCTTCGTGTCTGCGTTAACAGGCATCCCGCTCGTCGCAACAGTTCATGGGAAGAACTATTTCTGGGAAAAATTCAGACGGCGACTAGCCTATCGGTGGGTCAGCCGTCGAGCCACCATGGTGGCAGTGTCAGAAAATTTGAAACACTTCATTGTGGACAAGGTCGGAGTCGATTCGCGTGATGTTAAGGTGGTCTACAATGGAGTGAATGTTCTGCCTCCGTGCTCCCCGGCAGACATCGAACAGTGTAGAAAAGAACTGGATCTGCCGACAGGCAATCAAATTGTGGGCGTCGTTGGGAACTTATATCCCGTCAAAGGTCACCAGTATCTGATAGCGGCAATTCCAACGATCTTGGCGAAATGTCCCAAGACGACATTTGTCTTCGCAGGGAGAGGCCAACTTGAGGCCGAGTTGAAAGAGCAAGCCCATCAATTGGGTATCGATGGGTACGTCCGATTCCTCGGTTTGAGACAGGACATCCCCCAAATCCTGGCTTTGCTGGATGTCTTTGTGTTGCCCTCGCTGTCTGAAGGGCTTTCCATGGCCATACTTGAGGCGATGGTTGCCGGCAAGCCTGTGATTGCCACGGATGTGGGTGGGAATCCGGAATTGGTAGAGGATGGCGTGACCGGGTACCTTGTCCCTTCCCAAAATAGTCAGGCATTGGCCGATCGAGTGATAGCTCTGCTGACGGAGAAAGGGCATGCGCTTCAATTCGGCAAAACCGGGCAACTCCGTGCACAGGGGCAGTTTAGTTTGCAGACGATGGTGCAGAATTATCAGTCTCTGTATGATCAATGCATGGAAGCAAGACGGTAA